A region of Mesorhizobium sp. M3A.F.Ca.ET.080.04.2.1 DNA encodes the following proteins:
- a CDS encoding helix-turn-helix domain-containing protein, translating into MDAKKQDEALAKQGPGRDRRRWPREAQPHNEAAPSIAPALEPLHFSTLELTPEDQFPAWQAHMAPLVEIRLPDGRSPEAGFPAEHTAWNLGGMLIVQQRAPAHSYVRSAAKLRSSSIDHWYVALPHAGRSWTEVDRRVAESQPGKLEIRSLGYPFRGRTTDSEGVFVYLPRDLFADAAATLDAKNNSILSGNLASLLADYINSIEARLRSLTAEDLPRIVHATRSMIIACLAPPAEHAAAAEQLASVALIERARRYVHQNLDAAHLTPDSMCRALGVSRSRLYQLFEPSGGVLHYIQSRRLLAAHVALSDPADSRRIVAIAEAVGFSSAANFSRAFSKEFGYSPREVRSSVVLPRPAQPVSLAEQKKAASFEGWLKALGS; encoded by the coding sequence ATGGACGCTAAGAAGCAAGACGAGGCGCTTGCGAAGCAGGGGCCGGGTCGTGATCGACGTCGTTGGCCGCGCGAAGCGCAACCTCACAACGAGGCAGCCCCGTCAATCGCGCCGGCACTCGAGCCTCTGCATTTTTCAACACTCGAACTGACGCCGGAGGATCAATTCCCCGCCTGGCAGGCGCATATGGCGCCACTTGTCGAAATCAGGCTGCCGGATGGCAGATCGCCGGAGGCTGGCTTTCCTGCGGAGCACACGGCCTGGAACCTCGGCGGCATGCTGATCGTTCAGCAGCGCGCCCCCGCACACAGCTATGTCCGTTCTGCCGCGAAGCTTCGCTCCAGCTCGATCGATCATTGGTATGTCGCCTTGCCGCATGCTGGCCGGTCATGGACGGAGGTCGATCGCCGGGTCGCGGAAAGCCAGCCGGGCAAATTGGAAATCAGGTCGCTTGGCTACCCGTTTCGAGGCAGGACAACGGATTCCGAAGGTGTCTTCGTCTATTTGCCGCGCGATTTGTTCGCCGATGCAGCGGCAACCCTCGACGCCAAGAACAATTCGATTTTGTCCGGCAACCTTGCCAGCCTGCTGGCCGACTACATCAACAGCATCGAAGCCAGACTGCGCAGTCTCACGGCTGAAGATCTGCCCCGCATCGTACACGCAACGCGCAGCATGATCATTGCCTGCCTCGCGCCGCCCGCGGAGCATGCCGCGGCCGCCGAACAGTTGGCGAGTGTCGCGCTCATTGAGCGAGCGCGTCGATACGTCCATCAAAATCTGGATGCGGCACATCTCACTCCGGATTCGATGTGCCGGGCGCTCGGCGTCTCACGCTCCCGTCTCTATCAGTTGTTCGAACCGAGCGGTGGCGTCCTCCACTACATTCAAAGTCGCCGGCTTTTGGCAGCTCATGTCGCACTCAGCGATCCGGCGGACAGCCGGCGCATTGTCGCTATCGCCGAAGCCGTCGGGTTCAGTTCCGCTGCCAATTTCAGCCGGGCATTCAGCAAGGAATTTGGCTACAGCCCCCGCGAGGTCCGCAGCAGCGTGGTGCTGCCGCGCCCCGCCCAGCCTGTTTCGCTTGCTGAACAAAAGAAGGCCGCCTCGTTTGAAGGTTGGCTCAAGGCGCTCGGAAGCTGA
- the smc gene encoding chromosome segregation protein SMC encodes MKFSRLRLLGFKSFVEPGEFVIERGLTGIVGPNGCGKSNLVEALRWVMGESSYKNMRASGMDDVIFSGSGARPARNTAEVTLFLDNTDRTAPAAFNDADELQVSRRIEREAGSLYRINGKEARAKDVQLLFADQSTGARSPSMVGQGRIGELIQAKPQARRALLEEAAGISGLHTRRHEAELRLKAAEQNLERLDDVVGELEGQIDSLKRQARQASRFKNLSADIRKAEAILLHLRWTLAKTQEGEARSALATATTLVGDRAAAQMAAAREQGIAAHRLPDLRDAEAAAAAAFQRLSIAKTQIEEEAGRIRSRQAELERRLQQLDADIAREERMVRDNADILERLRAEEAELNSENAGAAEREATTRAAFEQASATLAQSEARLAALTAERAEAAASRHQIERTLRETAERRDRFARQLAEVDRELSDIVARISGLPDPAEKQLLVEDALARLEESEAGAIAAEQAVAEARAAETAARPPLQDARAELARIETEARTLAKILNAASGDLFPSVLEQISVERGYETALGAALGEDLDVPLDRSAPVHWGESAVQPGDAALPEGVKSLASVVRAPAQLARRLAQIGIVEVADGRRLQALLAPGQRLVSRDGALWRWDGLTASADAPTAAAQRLAQKNRLAELDAEAVQATRVLREAEEALARAEQAMRQASEAERNARQAGRDAQHGLDAARNALAEAEKAGGELASRRAALDEARARIVDSHEETQAAFLEAETLLQDAPDLGDLQLQLEQASANVSRDRATLADARAVHEGLRREAEARMRRLDAIGTERKNWLERAENASTQIAALGERKAEGEAERERLADAPDEIDAKRRALLSQLSEAETLRQAAGDRLQEAENKQAELDKAATAAIQSLAEARETRVRAEERLTAADERRAEVEARIQEALNTPPHLVIKHTGLEADDPMPDMAEVERQLDRLKIERERLGAVNLRAEEEQKELSDRLETIVSEREDIIEAIRKLRQAIQSLNREGRERLLSAFEVVNGHFQRLFSHLFGGGTAELQLIESEDPLEAGLEILARPPGKKPQTMTLLSGGEQALTAMSLIFAVFLTNPAPICVLDEVDAPLDDHNVERFCNLMDEMAKTTETRFVIITHNPITMARMDRLFGVTMAEQGVSQLVSVDLQAAEAMREAS; translated from the coding sequence ATGAAGTTTTCGCGCCTTCGCCTCCTCGGTTTCAAGTCGTTCGTCGAGCCCGGCGAGTTCGTCATCGAACGCGGGCTGACCGGCATCGTCGGGCCGAACGGCTGCGGCAAGTCGAACCTTGTCGAGGCGCTGCGCTGGGTGATGGGCGAAAGCTCCTACAAGAACATGCGCGCGTCGGGCATGGACGACGTGATCTTTTCCGGCTCCGGAGCGCGGCCCGCGCGCAACACCGCCGAGGTCACGCTTTTCCTCGACAACACAGACCGCACGGCGCCCGCCGCCTTCAACGATGCCGATGAACTGCAGGTGTCGCGCCGCATCGAGCGCGAGGCTGGCTCGCTCTACCGCATCAACGGCAAGGAAGCGCGTGCCAAGGACGTGCAGCTTTTGTTCGCCGATCAGTCGACCGGCGCGCGCTCGCCCTCCATGGTCGGCCAGGGCCGCATCGGCGAGCTTATCCAGGCCAAGCCTCAGGCCCGCCGCGCGCTGCTCGAGGAGGCCGCCGGCATTTCCGGCCTGCACACGCGCCGGCACGAGGCCGAACTCAGGCTGAAGGCCGCCGAGCAGAACCTCGAGCGGCTGGACGACGTCGTCGGCGAGCTCGAAGGCCAGATCGACAGCTTGAAACGCCAGGCGCGCCAGGCGTCCCGCTTCAAGAACCTGTCTGCCGATATCCGCAAGGCCGAGGCTATACTGCTGCACCTGCGCTGGACGTTGGCCAAGACCCAGGAAGGCGAGGCGCGTTCCGCACTCGCCACGGCAACGACGCTGGTCGGTGACCGCGCCGCCGCGCAAATGGCAGCTGCCAGGGAGCAGGGCATCGCCGCGCACCGGTTGCCGGATCTGCGCGACGCCGAGGCCGCCGCTGCCGCCGCCTTCCAGCGCCTGTCGATCGCCAAGACGCAGATCGAGGAAGAAGCCGGCCGTATCCGCTCGCGCCAGGCGGAGTTGGAACGCCGGCTGCAGCAGCTCGACGCCGACATCGCCCGCGAGGAGCGGATGGTGCGCGACAATGCCGATATCCTGGAGCGCCTCCGCGCCGAGGAAGCCGAGCTCAATTCGGAGAACGCAGGCGCGGCCGAGCGCGAGGCCACCACGCGCGCCGCCTTCGAGCAGGCTAGCGCGACGCTTGCACAGAGCGAGGCCAGGCTTGCCGCGCTGACCGCCGAGCGCGCCGAGGCGGCTGCCTCGCGCCACCAGATCGAGCGCACGCTGCGCGAGACCGCCGAGCGCCGTGACCGTTTCGCGCGCCAGCTCGCCGAGGTCGATCGCGAGCTTTCCGACATCGTCGCGCGCATTTCCGGCCTGCCCGATCCGGCCGAGAAGCAGCTTCTGGTCGAGGATGCGCTCGCCCGGCTCGAAGAAAGCGAGGCCGGCGCCATCGCCGCCGAGCAAGCGGTCGCCGAGGCGCGCGCCGCCGAAACGGCCGCGCGTCCGCCGCTGCAGGATGCCAGGGCCGAGCTTGCGCGCATCGAAACGGAAGCGCGCACGCTGGCGAAGATACTCAATGCGGCGAGCGGTGATCTCTTCCCCTCGGTGCTGGAACAGATCAGCGTCGAGCGGGGCTACGAGACCGCTCTTGGCGCGGCGCTCGGCGAGGATCTCGACGTGCCGCTCGACCGCAGCGCCCCGGTCCACTGGGGCGAGAGCGCGGTTCAGCCCGGCGATGCGGCACTGCCCGAAGGCGTAAAGAGCCTGGCCAGTGTGGTGCGCGCGCCCGCGCAGCTTGCCCGCCGCCTGGCGCAGATCGGCATTGTCGAGGTGGCCGATGGTCGCCGCCTTCAGGCGCTGCTTGCACCTGGGCAGCGGCTGGTCAGCCGCGACGGCGCGCTTTGGCGCTGGGACGGTCTGACCGCGAGCGCCGATGCCCCGACCGCCGCCGCACAGCGGCTGGCGCAGAAGAACCGTCTTGCCGAGCTCGATGCCGAGGCCGTCCAGGCGACCCGCGTGCTGCGCGAGGCCGAGGAAGCGCTGGCCCGGGCCGAGCAGGCGATGCGCCAGGCGAGCGAGGCCGAGCGCAATGCGCGCCAGGCCGGCCGCGATGCCCAGCACGGGCTGGACGCCGCGCGCAATGCGCTGGCCGAAGCCGAGAAGGCCGGCGGCGAGCTGGCGAGCCGGCGCGCCGCGCTCGACGAGGCGCGCGCCCGCATCGTCGACAGCCATGAGGAAACGCAAGCCGCCTTCCTCGAAGCCGAGACGCTGCTCCAGGACGCGCCCGACCTTGGCGACCTGCAACTGCAGCTCGAACAGGCGTCCGCCAATGTCTCACGCGACCGTGCCACGCTTGCCGATGCGCGCGCTGTGCATGAAGGCCTGCGGCGCGAGGCAGAGGCGCGCATGCGCCGGCTCGACGCCATCGGCACCGAGCGCAAGAACTGGCTGGAGCGCGCCGAGAATGCCTCCACGCAGATAGCCGCCCTTGGCGAGCGCAAGGCGGAAGGCGAAGCCGAGCGCGAGAGGCTGGCCGACGCCCCTGACGAGATCGACGCCAAACGCCGCGCGCTGCTGTCGCAGCTGTCGGAGGCCGAAACGCTGCGCCAGGCGGCCGGCGACCGCCTGCAGGAGGCGGAGAACAAGCAGGCCGAGCTCGACAAGGCGGCGACCGCCGCCATCCAGTCGCTTGCCGAAGCGCGCGAAACGCGCGTCCGCGCCGAGGAGCGGTTGACCGCGGCAGACGAGCGGCGCGCCGAGGTCGAGGCCCGCATCCAGGAAGCGCTGAATACGCCGCCGCACCTGGTCATCAAGCACACCGGGCTGGAAGCCGACGATCCGATGCCGGACATGGCCGAGGTGGAGCGCCAGCTCGACCGGCTGAAGATCGAGCGCGAAAGGCTGGGCGCCGTCAATCTGCGTGCCGAGGAGGAGCAGAAGGAACTCTCCGACCGGCTGGAGACGATCGTCTCCGAGCGCGAGGACATCATCGAGGCGATCCGCAAGCTCCGGCAAGCGATCCAGAGCCTCAACCGCGAGGGCCGCGAACGCCTGCTGTCGGCCTTCGAGGTGGTCAACGGCCATTTCCAGCGGCTGTTCTCACATCTGTTCGGCGGCGGCACCGCCGAGCTTCAGCTGATCGAGTCCGAGGATCCTCTCGAGGCCGGCCTCGAAATCCTCGCCCGGCCGCCCGGCAAGAAGCCGCAGACGATGACGCTGCTCTCCGGCGGCGAGCAGGCGCTCACTGCCATGTCGCTGATCTTCGCCGTGTTCCTGACCAATCCGGCGCCGATCTGCGTGCTCGACGAGGTCGACGCGCCGCTCGACGATCACAATGTCGAGCGCTTCTGCAACCTGATGGATGAGATGGCCAAGACCACCGAGACGCGCTTCGTCATCATCACCCACAATCCGATCACCATGGCGCGCATGGACCGGCTGTTCGGCGTCACCATGGCCGAGCAGGGCGTCAGCCAGCTGGTCTCCGTCGACCTGCAGGCGGCCGAAGCGATGCGCGAGGCGAGCTGA
- a CDS encoding DsbA family protein yields the protein MNNAPSGKSLSRRNLLTTLAAVPAVALLAACSDSGEEAKAANAKPADPSAPAKPATPAAAKVPEAQGTVDMAELLKPGALPDKQLGKDDAKVTIVEYASMTCPHCAHFAATTFPELKTKYIDTGKARYILREFPFDPSAEAGFMLARCAKDNYFAMVDVLFKQQPSWVGVSNTKEALLQISKLAGFTQESFEACLTDQKLLDDVRAVQKRGADEFKVDSTPTFFINGKTYKGAMSIEEMSAIIDPLL from the coding sequence ATGAACAATGCCCCGTCTGGCAAAAGCTTGTCCCGCAGGAACCTTCTGACCACGCTGGCCGCCGTTCCGGCGGTGGCGCTGCTTGCCGCATGCAGCGACTCGGGCGAGGAGGCAAAGGCAGCCAATGCGAAGCCAGCCGATCCGTCGGCACCCGCCAAGCCGGCTACGCCGGCGGCTGCCAAGGTGCCGGAGGCGCAGGGCACGGTCGACATGGCGGAACTGCTCAAGCCCGGCGCGCTGCCCGACAAGCAGCTCGGCAAGGACGACGCCAAGGTCACCATCGTCGAATATGCGTCGATGACTTGCCCGCATTGCGCGCATTTCGCTGCGACCACCTTCCCCGAGTTGAAGACAAAGTACATCGACACCGGCAAGGCTCGTTACATCCTGCGCGAATTCCCGTTCGATCCGAGCGCCGAGGCCGGCTTCATGCTGGCACGCTGCGCCAAGGACAACTATTTCGCCATGGTCGATGTGCTGTTCAAGCAGCAACCCAGCTGGGTTGGCGTCAGCAACACCAAGGAAGCGCTGCTGCAGATTTCCAAGCTCGCCGGTTTTACACAGGAGTCCTTTGAGGCCTGCTTGACGGACCAGAAACTTCTGGACGATGTGAGAGCAGTCCAGAAACGCGGAGCGGACGAGTTCAAGGTCGACTCGACGCCGACCTTCTTCATCAATGGAAAGACCTACAAAGGGGCGATGTCGATTGAGGAAATGTCGGCCATCATCGACCCTCTGCTCTGA
- a CDS encoding DUF721 domain-containing protein: protein MAGKRPFGNPVPVSDLATEILDPVLKKRAGISIGLVQSWEEIAGPRLAAHSRPEKIQWPRRLHEDDPFEPATLIIACEGMAALHLQHEAGEVINRVNAFLGFNAIGRIRILQKPVLPQKARPKPAPRPLSEAEKAKLARTVGKIEDDGLRASLERLGATIMGQKRP, encoded by the coding sequence ATGGCAGGGAAAAGGCCCTTCGGCAATCCCGTTCCGGTGAGCGATCTCGCCACCGAGATCCTCGATCCGGTGCTGAAGAAGCGCGCCGGCATCTCGATCGGGCTGGTGCAGTCCTGGGAAGAGATCGCCGGCCCCCGACTTGCCGCCCATTCGCGCCCGGAAAAAATCCAGTGGCCGCGCCGCCTGCATGAGGACGACCCCTTCGAGCCGGCGACGCTGATCATCGCCTGCGAAGGCATGGCCGCTCTCCATCTTCAGCATGAAGCCGGCGAGGTCATCAACCGCGTCAACGCCTTTCTGGGGTTCAATGCGATCGGCCGCATCAGGATTCTGCAGAAGCCGGTCCTGCCGCAAAAAGCCCGGCCGAAACCGGCGCCGCGCCCGCTCAGCGAGGCCGAGAAGGCGAAGCTGGCGCGCACCGTAGGCAAGATCGAGGACGATGGCTTGCGCGCTTCCCTGGAGCGGCTTGGAGCGACGATCATGGGCCAAAAAAGACCGTGA
- the mutY gene encoding A/G-specific adenine glycosylase, translated as MAPQDQTRKATKSADAGIAARLLAWYDAHHRDLPWRVTPGAFARGARPDPYRVWLSEVMLQQTTVEAVKAYFRTFVEKWPTVEALAAAPAEDVMKAWAGLGYYSRARNLKACADLLARQGGRFPDTETGLKELPGIGTYTAAAIAAIAFDRPAAVVDGNVERVISRLYSVETPLSEAKPEIRALVEDLVPDNRPGDFAQAMMDLGATICTPRRPRCMLCPLREDCSAILSGDPERFPVRLPKDDRPFRRGAAFVAERGDGAVLLRKRPEKGLLGGMTEVPTTAWTARADGATTTDAAPFPADWQRAGRIAHVFTHFALELEVFHAHIKGDAPDGHFWSLAHDISGEALPTVMKKVIEAAIPGATKKRRLHHPH; from the coding sequence ATGGCACCGCAAGACCAGACCCGCAAGGCTACAAAATCAGCAGATGCCGGCATCGCCGCGCGCCTGCTTGCCTGGTACGACGCGCATCACCGCGACCTGCCCTGGCGCGTGACGCCCGGCGCCTTCGCGCGCGGAGCAAGGCCTGACCCTTATCGCGTCTGGCTGTCCGAGGTCATGCTGCAACAGACCACGGTCGAGGCGGTAAAAGCCTATTTTCGCACCTTCGTGGAGAAATGGCCCACCGTCGAGGCGCTGGCAGCGGCGCCGGCCGAGGACGTCATGAAGGCCTGGGCCGGGCTCGGCTACTATTCCCGGGCACGCAACCTGAAAGCCTGCGCCGACCTGCTGGCTCGGCAGGGCGGCCGCTTTCCCGATACCGAGACCGGCCTGAAGGAATTGCCGGGCATCGGCACCTATACGGCGGCAGCGATCGCGGCGATCGCCTTCGACCGGCCGGCAGCGGTCGTCGACGGCAATGTCGAGCGCGTCATCTCGCGGCTTTATTCGGTCGAGACGCCGCTAAGCGAGGCCAAACCGGAGATCCGCGCGCTCGTCGAGGACTTGGTGCCAGACAACCGGCCAGGGGACTTCGCCCAGGCGATGATGGATCTCGGCGCGACGATCTGCACACCGCGCCGGCCGCGCTGCATGCTGTGCCCGCTGCGCGAGGATTGCAGCGCCATTCTTTCAGGCGATCCGGAACGCTTCCCGGTCCGGCTGCCCAAGGACGACAGGCCGTTCAGGCGCGGTGCGGCCTTCGTCGCCGAGCGCGGCGACGGCGCCGTCCTGTTGCGCAAGCGGCCGGAGAAGGGCCTGCTCGGCGGCATGACGGAGGTGCCCACGACCGCCTGGACGGCACGCGCAGACGGCGCCACGACCACGGATGCAGCACCCTTTCCGGCCGACTGGCAGCGCGCCGGGCGCATCGCCCATGTCTTCACCCATTTCGCGCTCGAACTCGAAGTCTTCCATGCCCACATCAAAGGTGACGCACCGGACGGACATTTCTGGTCGCTGGCCCATGACATTTCCGGGGAAGCGCTGCCCACCGTCATGAAAAAGGTCATCGAGGCGGCCATACCGGGCGCGACCAAAAAGCGACGGCTGCACCACCCGCATTGA
- a CDS encoding HAD family phosphatase has translation MTEIRHIVFDIGKVLIHYDPDLPFSRLIPDAEERKWFFDNVCTSAWNIEQDRGRTWEDAEALLIAEHPDHAENIRNFRRHWHEMVPHAYEDSVAIMIGLIESGHDVTMLTNFAADTLAEARQRFDFLNRPRGVTVSGEIGLIKPDRGIYDHHVAAFGLEPSATLFIDDSQKNVDGARAAGWQSVLFTDAETLKQDLKRLGIAA, from the coding sequence ATGACTGAAATCCGCCACATCGTGTTCGACATCGGCAAGGTGCTGATCCATTACGATCCGGACCTGCCGTTCAGCCGGCTGATCCCCGATGCCGAGGAGCGCAAATGGTTCTTCGACAACGTCTGCACCAGCGCATGGAACATCGAGCAGGATCGCGGCCGGACCTGGGAAGATGCGGAAGCGTTGCTAATTGCCGAGCATCCCGACCACGCTGAAAACATCCGCAATTTCCGCCGCCACTGGCACGAGATGGTGCCGCATGCCTATGAAGACAGCGTCGCCATCATGATCGGACTGATCGAGAGCGGCCACGACGTGACCATGCTGACCAACTTCGCCGCCGACACGCTTGCCGAGGCACGCCAGCGCTTCGATTTCCTCAACCGACCGCGCGGCGTCACCGTCTCGGGCGAGATCGGCCTGATCAAGCCGGATCGCGGCATCTACGATCATCATGTCGCGGCGTTCGGGCTCGAACCGTCGGCGACGCTGTTCATCGACGACAGCCAGAAGAATGTCGACGGCGCCAGGGCCGCCGGCTGGCAGTCGGTGCTGTTCACCGATGCCGAAACGCTCAAGCAAGACCTCAAGCGGCTGGGAATCGCGGCGTGA
- a CDS encoding site-specific DNA-methyltransferase, with the protein MSAVRLLDELSHAPQQSEWLDTILKGDCVAALERLPEKSVDIVFADPPYNLQLDGDLHRPDQSKVDAVDDDWDRFESFEAYDAFTRAWLLAARRVLKPNGTIWVIGSYHNIFRVGARMQDLGFWILNDVVWRKTNPMPNFRGRRFQNAHETMIWASRDQKAKGYTFNYEALKASNDDLQMRSDWLFPICTGGERLKDDNGNKLHPTQKPEALLARIMMASTKPGDVVLDPFFGSGTTGAVAKRLGRHFVGIEREQAYIDAANQRIAAVRPLEGADLTVLSGKRAEPRVAFISLIDTGLVAPGATLYDAKKRWAAKVRADGTLAIGDSAGSIHKIGAEVQGLDACNGWTFWHYERSGGLTPIDELRRIARLGMERAGG; encoded by the coding sequence ATGTCTGCCGTGCGTCTTCTCGACGAGCTTTCCCATGCTCCCCAGCAGTCCGAATGGCTGGACACGATCCTGAAGGGCGACTGCGTCGCCGCGCTCGAGCGCCTGCCGGAAAAATCGGTCGACATCGTCTTCGCCGACCCCCCCTACAATCTGCAGCTCGACGGCGACCTGCACCGGCCCGACCAATCCAAGGTCGACGCGGTCGACGACGACTGGGACCGGTTTGAGAGTTTTGAAGCCTATGACGCTTTCACCCGCGCCTGGCTGCTCGCGGCGCGCCGCGTGCTGAAGCCCAACGGCACCATCTGGGTCATCGGCTCCTACCACAACATCTTCCGTGTCGGCGCCAGGATGCAGGATCTCGGCTTCTGGATCTTGAACGACGTCGTCTGGCGCAAGACCAACCCGATGCCGAACTTCCGCGGCCGCCGCTTCCAGAACGCGCATGAGACGATGATCTGGGCATCGCGCGACCAGAAGGCCAAGGGCTACACCTTCAATTACGAAGCGCTCAAGGCCTCGAATGACGACCTGCAGATGCGCTCCGATTGGCTGTTCCCGATCTGCACCGGTGGCGAGCGGCTGAAGGACGACAACGGCAACAAGCTGCACCCGACACAGAAACCGGAAGCGCTGCTTGCCCGCATAATGATGGCCTCGACCAAGCCGGGCGACGTGGTGCTCGATCCCTTCTTCGGCTCCGGCACCACGGGCGCCGTCGCCAAGCGGCTCGGCCGCCACTTCGTCGGCATCGAGCGCGAGCAGGCTTACATCGACGCCGCCAACCAGCGCATCGCGGCAGTGCGCCCGCTGGAGGGCGCCGACCTCACCGTGCTGTCCGGCAAGCGCGCCGAGCCGCGCGTCGCCTTCATCAGCCTGATCGATACCGGCCTGGTGGCGCCTGGCGCCACGCTCTACGACGCCAAGAAGCGCTGGGCGGCCAAGGTGCGCGCCGACGGCACTCTGGCCATCGGCGACAGCGCCGGCTCGATCCACAAGATCGGCGCAGAAGTGCAGGGTCTGGACGCCTGCAATGGCTGGACCTTCTGGCATTACGAGCGCAGCGGCGGCCTGACCCCGATCGACGAGTTGCGCCGCATCGCGCGCCTCGGCATGGAGCGGGCAGGGGGCTGA
- a CDS encoding HAD family phosphatase, translating into MPQPDLVIFDCDGVLVDSEIIAARVEAELLTLAGYEISAEEISETYAGLTFKDILMRVEEKSRIPFQASLIDRAEELVDRKLRSDVRIIDGAREAVATVTAPRAVCSNSRTERIEFMLEKVRLLPFFAGRIFSGLDIPSKKTKPAPDVFLFAAEKLGADPKNTFVIEDSVHGITGARAAGMRVIGFTGASHSYPGHADALTEAGAETVIRRWAELGSTIAALAEWSEHA; encoded by the coding sequence ATGCCCCAGCCAGACCTTGTCATCTTCGATTGCGACGGCGTGCTCGTCGATTCCGAAATCATCGCCGCGCGCGTCGAGGCCGAACTTCTGACCTTGGCGGGCTACGAAATCTCGGCGGAGGAGATTTCCGAGACCTATGCGGGGTTGACCTTCAAGGACATATTGATGCGGGTCGAAGAGAAGTCGCGCATCCCATTCCAGGCGTCGCTGATCGACCGCGCCGAGGAACTGGTCGACCGCAAGCTGCGCAGCGACGTGCGCATCATCGACGGCGCGCGGGAGGCGGTGGCTACCGTGACCGCGCCGCGCGCGGTGTGCTCGAATAGCCGCACGGAGCGGATCGAATTCATGCTGGAGAAGGTGCGGCTGCTGCCGTTCTTCGCCGGCCGCATCTTCTCGGGGCTGGACATCCCCAGCAAGAAGACCAAACCGGCGCCGGACGTGTTCCTGTTTGCCGCCGAAAAGCTCGGCGCGGACCCGAAGAACACTTTCGTGATCGAGGATTCCGTGCACGGCATCACCGGCGCCAGGGCGGCGGGCATGCGGGTCATCGGCTTCACCGGCGCAAGCCACAGCTATCCCGGCCACGCCGACGCGCTGACCGAGGCCGGCGCCGAGACGGTCATCCGCCGCTGGGCGGAACTCGGCAGCACGATTGCCGCGCTGGCGGAATGGTCGGAGCACGCCTAG
- the thrC gene encoding threonine synthase, translating into MHYVSTRGEAPVLGFSDAVLAGLARDGGLYVPREWPQFSAADIRAMRGLSYPDLAIRVLTPFLGGEIAAPVFERLVREAYATFRHDAVCPLVQTGANSFILELFHGPTLAFKDVAMQLLARLMDHVLAERGQRATIVGATSGDTGGAAIDAFAGRDRTDIFILFPHGKVSPVQQRQMTTSTGANVHALSIQGNFDDCQGLVKDMFNDHGFRDRVSLSGVNSINWARIMAQIVYYFSSALSLGAPDRPVSFTVPTGNFGDIFAGFAAKRMGLPIERLIIATNDNDILARTLATGEYRTKGVFATTSPSMDIQVSSNFERLLFEAAGRDAATVRRYMNGLKQSGAFTVEAGEMALIRAEFDAGRADVGEVAATIRSTLEASSYLLDPHTAAAVHVAAAHPSGAVPMVVLGTAHPAKFPAAVEGASGIMPALPAWLGGLMTADEKYTILPSDLKMVEDYVGRHTRAAR; encoded by the coding sequence ATGCATTATGTGAGTACCCGCGGGGAGGCCCCCGTCCTTGGATTTTCCGATGCGGTGCTGGCCGGTCTGGCGCGCGACGGCGGACTTTATGTGCCGCGTGAATGGCCGCAATTCTCGGCGGCCGATATCCGCGCCATGCGCGGTCTTTCCTACCCGGACCTCGCCATCCGCGTGCTGACGCCCTTCCTCGGCGGCGAGATCGCGGCGCCTGTGTTCGAGCGTCTGGTGCGCGAAGCCTATGCCACCTTCCGCCACGATGCCGTCTGCCCGCTGGTCCAGACCGGCGCCAACAGCTTCATCCTGGAGCTGTTCCACGGCCCGACGCTGGCCTTCAAGGACGTGGCTATGCAGTTGCTTGCCCGGCTGATGGACCATGTGCTGGCCGAGCGCGGCCAGCGCGCGACGATTGTCGGAGCTACCTCGGGCGATACGGGGGGCGCGGCCATCGATGCCTTCGCCGGCCGGGACCGCACCGACATCTTCATCCTCTTTCCGCACGGCAAGGTGTCGCCAGTTCAGCAGCGGCAGATGACGACGTCGACTGGCGCCAACGTGCATGCGCTGTCGATCCAAGGCAATTTCGACGATTGCCAGGGCCTGGTGAAGGACATGTTCAACGACCATGGCTTTCGCGACCGCGTTTCGCTGTCGGGCGTGAATTCGATCAACTGGGCCCGGATCATGGCCCAGATCGTATATTATTTTTCTTCGGCGCTGTCGCTCGGTGCGCCGGACCGGCCGGTGTCGTTCACTGTGCCGACCGGCAATTTCGGCGACATTTTCGCCGGATTCGCTGCCAAGCGCATGGGGCTGCCGATCGAGAGGCTGATCATCGCCACCAATGACAACGACATTCTGGCGCGCACGCTGGCTACCGGCGAATACCGCACCAAGGGCGTGTTCGCCACCACTTCGCCGTCGATGGACATCCAGGTGTCGTCGAACTTCGAGCGCCTGCTGTTCGAGGCCGCGGGCCGCGACGCCGCGACGGTCAGGCGCTACATGAACGGACTGAAGCAGTCGGGTGCCTTCACCGTCGAGGCCGGCGAAATGGCCTTGATCCGCGCCGAATTCGATGCCGGCCGGGCCGATGTCGGCGAGGTCGCCGCAACGATCCGTTCGACGCTCGAAGCGAGCAGCTATCTGCTCGATCCGCACACGGCGGCGGCCGTGCATGTCGCCGCCGCCCACCCCTCGGGCGCAGTGCCGATGGTGGTGCTCGGCACCGCCCATCCGGCAAAGTTCCCGGCGGCGGTCGAAGGCGCCAGCGGCATTATGCCTGCGCTCCCCGCATGGCTCGGCGGCTTGATGACAGCCGACGAAAAATACACGATACTTCCCTCCGACCTGAAAATGGTGGAAGATTACGTGGGCCGCCACACGCGGGCGGCACGTTAG